A part of Myxococcus landrumus genomic DNA contains:
- a CDS encoding MBL fold metallo-hydrolase, whose protein sequence is MSEPKGKAKQVVQLAPGLHHWTLNDSRLGGARSEAYAVVDDDGAVILIDPLPVDEAKLRELGDITAILLTAGNHQRSAWRFREAFGAPVWAPENAYGLENTPDFIYVAGDTLPGGLIPFHTPGPAVSMYTLWMQKHPRGVAFVSDLLVHEGDGTPEFVPSEYQDEPLRTRQSVQRILDHLAVDIVCFAHGEPILTDGASALRRALSEDLEAPAAPSP, encoded by the coding sequence ATGAGCGAGCCCAAGGGGAAGGCAAAGCAGGTGGTCCAGCTGGCACCCGGCCTCCACCACTGGACCTTGAATGACAGCCGTCTTGGCGGCGCGCGGAGCGAGGCCTACGCCGTGGTGGACGACGACGGCGCGGTCATCCTCATCGACCCGCTGCCCGTCGACGAGGCGAAGCTGCGGGAGCTGGGCGACATCACCGCCATCCTGCTGACGGCGGGGAATCATCAACGCTCCGCGTGGCGCTTCCGCGAGGCATTCGGAGCCCCGGTATGGGCACCCGAGAATGCCTACGGGCTGGAGAACACCCCGGACTTCATCTACGTGGCGGGCGACACGCTGCCAGGAGGGCTCATCCCCTTCCACACGCCCGGCCCCGCGGTGTCCATGTACACGCTGTGGATGCAGAAGCATCCTCGCGGCGTCGCCTTCGTCTCCGACCTGCTGGTTCACGAAGGCGACGGCACGCCGGAGTTCGTCCCGAGTGAGTATCAAGACGAACCCCTGCGCACGCGCCAGAGTGTCCAGCGCATCCTGGACCACCTGGCCGTGGACATCGTCTGCTTCGCCCACGGCGAGCCCATCCTCACCGATGGCGCGAGCGCACTGCGCCGCGCGCTGAGCGAGGACCTGGAGGCCCCCGCCGCGCCGTCACCCTGA
- a CDS encoding Ig-like domain-containing protein, with protein sequence MKTPRFSFHALLILALGLLSACGPTPASLTFEPLESRFLRTPGQNVKLGYVVLDAEGQRMSEPKLRWTSSAPDVALVQDGVMTVRKSGKTIIGVTGGKVREALPLDLVILNSLDVRAPGSDFMEVGRTIKLRVMARNEQGALLAEATPEFSSSDETVARIEDGQLVAVRPGSATVSASLGHLSRHIAVQVVPADFARLGLNLTHHQFQRPGQSVMLQARAFNRNGVVLDSVPLEWFSSDAAVVAVSQDGRVTAVGSGRAIVSVVAGRRRTAAEFVVP encoded by the coding sequence GTGAAGACGCCGCGCTTTTCTTTTCATGCCCTCCTGATTCTCGCTCTCGGGCTGCTGAGTGCCTGCGGGCCGACGCCCGCTTCACTGACTTTCGAGCCGCTGGAGTCGCGCTTCCTGCGCACGCCGGGGCAGAACGTGAAGCTGGGCTACGTGGTCCTCGATGCCGAGGGCCAGCGCATGTCCGAGCCGAAGCTGCGCTGGACCAGCTCCGCGCCGGATGTGGCGCTGGTTCAGGACGGCGTGATGACGGTGCGCAAGTCCGGCAAGACCATCATCGGGGTGACGGGAGGCAAGGTCCGCGAGGCCCTGCCGTTGGACCTGGTCATCCTCAACTCGCTGGATGTGCGCGCTCCGGGCTCGGACTTCATGGAGGTGGGGCGCACCATCAAGCTGCGAGTGATGGCGCGCAATGAGCAGGGCGCATTGCTCGCCGAGGCCACTCCGGAGTTCAGCTCGTCGGACGAGACGGTGGCGCGGATAGAGGATGGGCAGCTCGTGGCGGTGCGGCCCGGCTCGGCCACGGTGAGCGCGAGCCTGGGGCACCTGTCCCGTCACATCGCCGTCCAGGTGGTGCCCGCGGACTTCGCGCGGCTGGGCCTCAACCTCACCCACCATCAATTCCAGCGCCCGGGCCAGTCGGTGATGCTGCAGGCGCGGGCCTTCAACCGCAATGGCGTGGTGCTCGACAGCGTGCCGCTGGAGTGGTTCTCGTCGGACGCGGCCGTGGTGGCGGTGTCCCAGGATGGCCGGGTGACGGCGGTGGGCTCGGGCCGGGCGATTGTCTCCGTCGTCGCCGGCCGCCGACGCACCGCCGCGGAGTTCGTCGTTCCGTGA
- a CDS encoding lipase maturation factor family protein, whose amino-acid sequence MARPPPLLLYDADCGFCRRWVARWAQSTEGRVRFIPGRRWLLLLLGIPKRDMRHASQLVEPSGRVTQGAEGVFRALTRSPRWTTRGVARLGLLPGVLRLSQQVYRLIARHRRGASHVDRWLFGRAVVPREYAWARWLFLRFMGGTFLIAFTSLGRQVTGLYGSRGIRPVKELLSSELREEPARERWRLLPTVFWFNASDAALVRGCTLGQVLSLAVFFNVAPRLALASLWGLYLSYASVGREFLSFQWDVLLLEMGLLSTLTAPPGLRPGLGRSAPAALDVVLFRLLVFRLYLGSGLSKWQSGDRTWRELTACRYYYETAPLPTRGGWYAHHLPASAQRASTAMVFVLEAAVPWLVFAPRRLRLAALGALSSLQGTILATGNYGFFNLQALVLGLWLLDDAALRRMLPFLPEHPPLRRRTGWRGALAGGLLTPLMLLGAADILQRFERGTRLPERVQRSLSWLDGHARPLRSVNRYGLFSVMTVERPEIEVEGSNDGEHWSPYVFRYKVGKVNQPPRQVAPHQPRLDWQMWFAALGSPPSWFIAFLARLLEGSPEVLGLLSHNPFPDSPPRQVRAVLYDYRMTGIEEHRRTGAWWSRERRGLYVQPLALAPGARQVRGIPQLRWLPPQG is encoded by the coding sequence ATGGCGCGCCCTCCGCCGCTCCTGCTCTACGACGCCGACTGCGGCTTCTGCCGTCGCTGGGTGGCTCGCTGGGCCCAGAGCACCGAAGGACGCGTCCGCTTCATTCCTGGCCGGAGGTGGCTGCTCCTGTTGCTGGGCATTCCCAAGCGCGACATGCGCCATGCCTCTCAGCTCGTCGAGCCCTCGGGGCGGGTGACGCAGGGCGCGGAGGGAGTCTTCCGCGCGCTCACCCGCTCGCCTCGCTGGACGACACGCGGCGTGGCGAGGTTGGGGCTGTTGCCCGGGGTGCTGCGGCTGTCCCAGCAGGTCTATCGCCTCATCGCGAGACACCGTCGCGGAGCGTCGCACGTGGACCGCTGGCTCTTCGGTCGCGCCGTGGTGCCTCGCGAGTACGCCTGGGCGCGCTGGCTGTTTCTCCGGTTCATGGGCGGCACGTTCCTCATCGCGTTCACCTCGCTGGGGCGTCAGGTGACAGGCTTGTATGGCTCGCGAGGCATTCGTCCCGTGAAGGAGCTGCTCTCCTCGGAGCTGCGTGAGGAACCCGCGCGCGAACGGTGGCGGCTGCTTCCCACGGTGTTCTGGTTCAACGCCTCCGACGCGGCGCTGGTGCGGGGCTGCACGCTGGGGCAGGTGCTCTCCCTGGCGGTCTTCTTCAACGTGGCGCCTCGCCTTGCATTGGCGTCGCTGTGGGGCCTGTATCTCTCCTACGCGTCGGTCGGACGCGAGTTCCTCTCGTTCCAGTGGGATGTGCTGCTGCTCGAGATGGGATTGCTGTCCACGCTCACCGCGCCTCCGGGCCTGCGTCCGGGATTGGGGCGCTCGGCGCCCGCCGCGTTGGACGTGGTCCTCTTCCGGCTGCTCGTCTTCCGCCTCTACCTGGGCTCGGGGCTCAGCAAGTGGCAGTCGGGGGACAGGACGTGGCGCGAGCTCACGGCGTGCCGCTACTACTATGAGACGGCGCCCCTGCCCACGCGCGGCGGCTGGTATGCGCATCACCTTCCCGCGAGCGCCCAACGCGCCTCGACGGCGATGGTGTTCGTACTGGAGGCGGCGGTGCCTTGGCTCGTCTTCGCGCCGCGCAGGTTGAGACTGGCCGCGCTGGGGGCGTTGTCCTCGTTGCAGGGCACCATCCTCGCCACGGGCAACTATGGCTTCTTCAATCTCCAGGCCCTGGTGCTCGGCTTGTGGCTGCTGGACGACGCGGCCCTGCGTCGCATGCTGCCGTTCCTCCCCGAGCATCCGCCACTGCGTCGGCGCACGGGCTGGCGTGGAGCCCTGGCGGGAGGGCTGCTCACACCGCTGATGCTGCTGGGCGCGGCGGACATCCTCCAGCGCTTCGAGCGAGGGACACGCCTCCCAGAGAGAGTCCAGCGCTCCTTGTCATGGCTGGACGGCCACGCCCGGCCGCTGCGCTCGGTGAACCGGTATGGCCTCTTCAGCGTGATGACGGTGGAGCGGCCCGAAATCGAGGTCGAGGGCTCCAACGATGGCGAGCACTGGTCGCCCTATGTCTTTCGTTACAAAGTGGGGAAGGTGAACCAGCCGCCCAGGCAGGTGGCCCCGCATCAGCCTCGTCTGGATTGGCAGATGTGGTTCGCCGCGCTGGGCTCGCCGCCGAGCTGGTTCATCGCCTTCCTGGCGCGCCTGCTCGAAGGGTCTCCCGAGGTGCTTGGCCTGCTCTCGCACAATCCCTTCCCGGACTCGCCCCCTCGCCAGGTACGCGCCGTACTGTACGACTACCGGATGACAGGAATTGAGGAGCACCGGCGCACGGGGGCGTGGTGGTCCCGGGAGCGGCGGGGCCTGTATGTCCAACCCCTGGCGCTCGCTCCGGGGGCTCGCCAAGTCAGGGGAATCCCTCAGCTTCGCTGGCTGCCGCCGCAGGGGTAG
- a CDS encoding HD-GYP domain-containing protein — protein MDTETTREEAAKVGPRLMGLMVRCLNTVSLHDVDNAGVKEGIEELGAVLDSVLRGRATVELQCVGGIPFFCGTRMKLGEEHLDMTVALRRYLENLQVQEISFGTGLRREHLRAFLLAFQKHRRTQKPQGILLEKLGPIRLREVLTSNSALTPREVMLRYYARLVVLLKHVISSQAQVRVERFRRVLLRLAEVSVGHEALLVGLTRFRRTDVDGGQHGAAVAVLSLLMARRLGLSRAQQLDLALSGLFHDLGRGTTTLSPEQDFDRASHELLARRGPLKTALRLLHRPLESNRLERVVAAHDCLQPLWSGQAQRPAGLAGRMLAVPCAFDLLTFPAPPHPGLAPDTALRLITHRAGTRFDPRVVRLFTAVAGFYPVGTLVRLSGGQLGVVMDVPTDSSQAARPRVRVIQGAGRTKADYVVDLAEPGQKLQIVASLDSTESDFNVPHFLFS, from the coding sequence ATGGATACGGAGACGACGCGAGAGGAAGCGGCCAAGGTGGGTCCCCGGCTCATGGGGCTCATGGTGCGGTGCTTGAACACGGTGTCGCTGCACGACGTGGACAACGCGGGAGTGAAGGAAGGCATCGAGGAGCTGGGCGCGGTGCTGGACTCGGTGCTGCGCGGACGCGCGACCGTGGAGCTCCAGTGCGTGGGCGGCATCCCGTTCTTTTGCGGCACGAGGATGAAGCTGGGCGAGGAGCACCTGGACATGACCGTCGCGCTGCGCCGGTACCTCGAGAACCTCCAGGTGCAGGAGATATCGTTCGGCACGGGCCTGCGCCGGGAGCACCTGCGCGCCTTCCTCCTCGCCTTCCAGAAGCATCGGCGCACCCAGAAGCCCCAGGGCATCCTCCTGGAGAAGCTGGGCCCCATCCGCCTGCGCGAGGTGCTGACCTCCAACAGCGCGCTGACGCCGCGCGAGGTGATGCTGCGCTACTACGCGCGGCTCGTCGTCCTCCTCAAGCACGTCATCTCCTCGCAAGCGCAGGTGCGCGTGGAGCGCTTCCGCCGCGTGCTGTTGCGGCTGGCGGAGGTCTCCGTGGGACACGAGGCCCTCCTGGTGGGGCTCACCCGCTTTCGCCGCACGGACGTGGATGGAGGACAGCACGGCGCGGCGGTGGCGGTGCTGTCGTTGCTGATGGCGCGGCGACTGGGGCTGTCTCGTGCCCAGCAATTGGACCTGGCGCTGAGCGGGCTGTTCCATGACCTGGGCCGGGGCACCACCACCCTCTCTCCGGAGCAGGACTTCGACCGGGCCTCGCACGAGCTGCTGGCGCGGCGAGGTCCGCTGAAGACGGCGCTGCGGCTGCTGCATCGTCCCTTGGAGTCGAACCGGCTGGAGCGCGTGGTGGCCGCGCACGACTGTCTCCAGCCGCTGTGGAGTGGTCAGGCGCAGCGGCCCGCGGGGCTCGCGGGACGGATGCTCGCGGTGCCCTGTGCCTTCGACCTGCTGACCTTCCCCGCGCCACCCCACCCGGGGCTGGCTCCGGACACGGCGCTGAGGCTCATCACCCACCGGGCTGGCACCCGGTTCGACCCGAGGGTGGTCCGGCTGTTCACCGCGGTGGCCGGCTTCTATCCCGTGGGCACGCTGGTGCGCCTGTCGGGCGGCCAGTTGGGCGTGGTGATGGATGTCCCCACGGATTCGTCGCAGGCGGCCAGGCCCCGGGTCCGGGTCATCCAGGGGGCGGGGCGGACGAAGGCGGACTACGTCGTGGACCTGGCCGAGCCTGGCCAGAAGCTCCAAATCGTCGCGTCCCTCGATTCCACCGAGAGTGACTTCAACGTGCCTCACTTCCTCTTCTCGTAG
- a CDS encoding HEAT repeat domain-containing protein: protein MGHALNKVLNSYRFYAEGHSALVEVQQRLGEAVRRFHDVTGEAVVLHIRSSMLLLGDVVLVEAASVKDSVTRPLFLEGVQEILLQPGLEVEELGAFLGMWHRALQRNLPPEYDFYTWFWERGFEDIELVVAEVPASADTGESAQAEAQLAEREEQLFAELTRRQGSGSSKRRPVGHDEWLARLEAEVLAPVSAQDLLRTGAPAFTGASDAELAELRGLLERERKGEGVQERSVWVVWGLLAVCREEERSELLGWMEELLSGMVSHGHWAELSQVVQGMTRDARASSARAPDLFFVTRLFFREGMRFALAQATAQPGLLLRVLELLSTLPRDALQGATDLLFELPSPEARGALAKLLVRRGISLNVLVARASSLGEKDLDWLQSLRESGPEAQPLTAALLGHPRPEVRAALLARLSPRDVEAQRAPLLKLLADPSAGVRGAVLVLLVRYGVDAAVGPLVARLDARMEPRERMAVLRALADLGGPIAGAALRSAFEREQETEMKVHCAQCIGILGDPRARPLLEAVVNKLFAPRLLKQACREALAQLAPVG from the coding sequence GTGGGGCACGCGCTGAACAAGGTGCTCAATTCCTATCGCTTCTATGCGGAGGGGCACTCGGCGCTGGTGGAGGTCCAGCAGCGGCTGGGCGAGGCGGTGCGGCGCTTCCACGACGTGACGGGCGAGGCGGTGGTGTTGCACATCCGCTCCTCGATGTTGCTCTTGGGAGATGTGGTGCTGGTGGAGGCGGCGTCCGTGAAGGACTCGGTGACGCGGCCCCTCTTCCTGGAAGGGGTTCAGGAGATACTGTTGCAACCCGGTCTGGAAGTGGAGGAGCTGGGCGCCTTCCTGGGCATGTGGCACCGGGCGCTCCAGCGGAACCTGCCGCCGGAGTACGACTTCTACACCTGGTTCTGGGAGCGGGGCTTCGAGGACATCGAGCTGGTCGTCGCGGAGGTGCCCGCCTCGGCGGACACGGGTGAGTCCGCGCAGGCGGAGGCGCAGCTCGCCGAGCGCGAGGAGCAGCTCTTCGCGGAGCTCACGCGGCGCCAGGGCTCGGGCTCGAGCAAGCGCCGTCCCGTGGGGCATGACGAGTGGTTGGCGCGACTGGAGGCGGAGGTGCTCGCTCCCGTCAGCGCGCAGGACCTGCTGCGCACGGGGGCCCCTGCCTTCACGGGGGCGAGCGACGCGGAGCTGGCGGAGCTGCGAGGGCTCCTGGAGCGTGAGCGCAAGGGCGAGGGCGTGCAGGAGCGCAGCGTGTGGGTGGTGTGGGGGCTGCTCGCGGTGTGCCGCGAGGAGGAGCGCTCGGAGCTCCTGGGGTGGATGGAGGAGCTGCTGTCGGGGATGGTGTCCCACGGCCACTGGGCGGAGCTGTCGCAGGTGGTGCAAGGGATGACGCGGGATGCGCGAGCGTCCTCGGCTCGCGCGCCGGACCTGTTCTTCGTCACCCGGTTGTTCTTCCGCGAGGGGATGCGCTTCGCCCTGGCCCAGGCCACCGCCCAGCCGGGGCTCCTGCTGCGCGTGCTGGAGCTCTTGAGCACGCTGCCTCGCGATGCCTTGCAGGGGGCGACGGACCTGCTGTTCGAGCTGCCTTCACCCGAGGCCCGCGGCGCGCTCGCGAAGCTGCTCGTGCGCCGGGGCATCTCGCTGAACGTGTTGGTGGCGCGGGCCTCGTCCCTGGGCGAGAAGGACCTGGACTGGTTGCAGTCCCTGCGCGAGTCGGGGCCGGAGGCCCAGCCGCTGACGGCGGCGCTGCTGGGGCATCCCCGGCCGGAGGTTCGGGCGGCGCTGCTGGCGCGGCTGAGTCCGCGGGACGTGGAGGCTCAGCGCGCGCCGCTGTTGAAGCTGCTCGCGGACCCTTCGGCCGGAGTGCGTGGCGCCGTGCTGGTGTTGCTGGTGCGGTACGGCGTGGACGCGGCGGTGGGGCCGCTGGTCGCCCGGCTCGATGCCCGCATGGAGCCCCGCGAGCGCATGGCGGTGCTGCGTGCGCTGGCGGACCTGGGCGGGCCCATCGCCGGCGCGGCGCTCCGCTCCGCCTTCGAGCGCGAGCAGGAGACGGAGATGAAGGTCCACTGTGCCCAGTGCATCGGCATCCTTGGAGACCCGAGGGCCCGGCCGCTGCTGGAGGCGGTGGTGAACAAGTTGTTCGCGCCCCGCTTGCTCAAGCAGGCCTGCCGCGAGGCCTTGGCGCAGCTGGCACCCGTGGGATGA
- a CDS encoding protein kinase domain-containing protein, which translates to MTSASSQVPLVFGRYAVLNRLAVGGMGEIFLARQVGVSGFERTVILKSLLPDLLEQEGSLEMFLDEARVAARLNHPNVVSVFEVGEWEGTFYIAMEYIEGEHLGRLARTASRTGVALSPSVCAEVIRDAALGLDHAHQAVDAQGLPLELVHRDISPQNIMVRLDGVTKVVDFGVAKASNRSTRTRTGILKGKLRYMSPEQIRNQPLDGRSDQYALGVVLWELVTHRPLVETDNPPEAMRRIALTPALKPSMLVDGVSPRLDSIILRMLAKPREQRFERCADVARALQEYLDENPRGPEDSVSATAERLVGEMVRSRKRESSAGLGNLLPRGSASTVSCPRCGQSTSGTSRFCPHCGSALGGAASETPSGGSSRPVVAKAGEEKTRSTVSPVGDVAEVTTGQFIDAEAPPTELQESSTVPALEASRFVEGAAAATARIRGRESGSLKRKLVIVTVELGGADTLRQTVGEEEGMESLGQLMDLAASIAERHEAEVVQLTESRWSVAFGLPVSRRDDPLRAVRCALELMRAVETLSLSAVLALRAGLEFDAVLVSGGGGRTPWRVTGAALERSVMLAQAAGAGELLAGPAAKALLDEGVRFGAERTLPSGVVWRVEGLGGVVRSVPFVGRAEVLASARSVVDGVCAGQSGGRLFAGGAGMGKSRLLEAVAERAASVASLRVVRTSAEDLRGTGAMGLMRSVLTGLARTLGLPPEGAPLQPLGSLGLSAQEVSALWRRLSSGGPSGQLHAADSAVVETLSRAARPGGLLLLVDDVHHADVASLELLMMLLRAPDSRVALVATTAPDALPVALAALPYSVLEGMPRLELRALLEATLGAPPSPEVEKLIAERAHGNPSFALELMRALVDRGAVQRLGGVWHSTAPLASAVLPDSLGLALGARLDLLPAQLQRFLSRAAVEGSVFSTALVRASLTDDGGAADAAELLVVDGWLTELRERPGCFRFQQELARQVLLERQPASAVRRAHQELADALGQEAFASEPAREVRVADHLLAAAAPQAAVACERAGERLFARGEWRAASDYFKRAMGEGAGATPSARLWQLGMLTRACTCLTQVEPTAVEPLAVPWLEKLPDSEALAARAEVVRRIASAELKLGRVASAEARLQAIRAAAAVDPEVEAWVLGERARAREARGDISGAVELLTQAFHRMGGRPARAADFYWEHLNLLGRLQLRLQQPEKARTSFTHASEQARAAGSLVGQARALSNLAGLRVLAGEHAPALTELERALILAEQGGDAQEAARIHYNAGRLLGAGGRVAEARERLVRARERARLSGWREGEALATQALGALEAPSPRA; encoded by the coding sequence ATGACGTCCGCCAGCAGTCAGGTTCCGCTCGTCTTTGGCCGCTACGCGGTGCTGAACAGGCTTGCCGTGGGTGGCATGGGAGAAATCTTCCTGGCCCGGCAGGTGGGCGTCAGCGGCTTCGAGCGGACCGTCATCCTCAAGAGCCTGCTGCCGGATCTGCTGGAGCAGGAGGGCTCGCTGGAGATGTTCCTCGACGAGGCGCGAGTGGCCGCGCGCCTCAACCACCCGAACGTCGTCTCCGTGTTCGAGGTGGGCGAGTGGGAGGGAACCTTCTACATCGCCATGGAGTACATCGAGGGCGAGCACCTGGGGCGTCTGGCCCGCACGGCCTCGCGCACCGGCGTCGCGCTGAGTCCGTCTGTCTGCGCGGAGGTCATCCGCGACGCGGCGCTGGGGTTGGACCATGCGCACCAGGCGGTGGATGCCCAGGGCCTGCCGTTGGAGCTGGTCCACCGCGACATCAGTCCGCAGAACATCATGGTGCGGCTGGACGGGGTGACGAAGGTGGTGGACTTCGGCGTGGCCAAGGCGAGCAATCGCTCCACGCGCACGCGCACCGGCATCCTCAAAGGCAAGCTGCGCTACATGTCGCCCGAGCAGATCCGCAACCAACCGCTCGACGGGCGCAGTGACCAGTACGCGCTGGGCGTAGTGCTGTGGGAGCTGGTGACGCACCGGCCCCTGGTCGAAACCGACAACCCTCCGGAGGCGATGCGCCGCATCGCGCTGACGCCCGCGCTCAAGCCGTCGATGCTCGTCGACGGGGTCTCTCCTCGCCTGGACTCCATCATCCTGCGCATGCTGGCCAAGCCGCGTGAGCAGCGCTTCGAGCGCTGCGCCGATGTGGCCCGCGCGCTCCAGGAGTACCTGGACGAGAACCCTCGTGGTCCCGAGGACTCGGTCTCCGCGACGGCGGAGCGGCTGGTGGGCGAGATGGTCCGCTCGAGGAAGCGCGAGTCCTCGGCGGGACTCGGCAACCTGTTGCCGCGCGGCTCCGCGTCCACTGTGTCGTGTCCCCGCTGTGGCCAGTCGACCAGTGGCACCAGCCGCTTCTGTCCTCACTGTGGCAGTGCGCTGGGGGGCGCGGCGTCGGAGACTCCCTCCGGAGGCTCGTCGCGCCCGGTCGTCGCGAAGGCGGGGGAGGAGAAGACTCGCTCCACGGTGTCCCCGGTCGGAGATGTCGCCGAGGTCACCACGGGGCAGTTCATCGACGCGGAGGCCCCGCCGACAGAGCTCCAGGAGTCCTCCACCGTGCCGGCGTTGGAGGCGTCCCGGTTCGTGGAGGGCGCGGCCGCGGCCACCGCGCGGATTCGTGGACGGGAGTCCGGCTCGCTCAAGCGCAAGCTGGTCATCGTCACGGTGGAGCTGGGGGGCGCGGACACGCTGCGCCAGACAGTGGGAGAAGAGGAGGGGATGGAGTCGCTGGGACAGTTGATGGACCTGGCCGCTTCCATCGCCGAGCGGCATGAGGCGGAGGTGGTGCAGCTCACCGAGTCGCGCTGGAGCGTGGCGTTCGGCCTCCCGGTGTCGCGGCGGGATGACCCGCTTCGCGCGGTCCGCTGCGCCCTCGAGTTGATGCGCGCGGTGGAGACGCTGTCGCTGTCCGCCGTCCTCGCGCTGAGGGCCGGGTTGGAGTTCGACGCGGTGCTGGTGAGCGGAGGCGGTGGGCGCACGCCCTGGCGCGTGACGGGGGCGGCGCTGGAGCGGTCCGTCATGCTGGCCCAGGCCGCGGGCGCCGGTGAGCTGCTGGCGGGCCCGGCCGCGAAGGCCCTGCTGGATGAGGGTGTTCGCTTCGGCGCCGAGCGCACGTTGCCGTCGGGTGTCGTCTGGCGTGTGGAGGGGCTGGGCGGAGTGGTTCGCAGCGTGCCCTTCGTGGGACGCGCGGAGGTGCTGGCGTCGGCCCGGTCCGTGGTGGATGGCGTGTGCGCGGGGCAGAGCGGAGGACGGCTCTTCGCGGGGGGCGCGGGCATGGGCAAGAGCCGCCTCCTGGAAGCGGTGGCCGAGCGCGCGGCGAGCGTGGCGTCCCTGCGGGTGGTGCGGACCAGCGCGGAGGACCTGCGTGGCACCGGTGCCATGGGGTTGATGCGTTCGGTGCTCACGGGGCTGGCGCGGACGCTGGGGCTCCCGCCGGAGGGTGCGCCGCTTCAGCCCTTGGGCTCATTGGGGCTCTCCGCGCAGGAGGTCTCCGCGTTGTGGCGGCGGCTGTCCTCGGGGGGGCCTTCGGGGCAGCTCCACGCGGCGGACTCCGCGGTGGTGGAGACGTTGTCGCGCGCTGCTCGCCCCGGTGGACTGTTGCTGCTCGTGGATGACGTGCACCACGCGGATGTCGCGTCGCTGGAGCTGTTGATGATGCTCCTTCGCGCGCCGGATTCACGGGTGGCGCTGGTGGCGACGACGGCGCCGGATGCGCTGCCCGTGGCGCTCGCCGCGCTCCCGTACTCGGTGCTGGAGGGCATGCCCCGGTTGGAGCTCCGCGCGCTGCTGGAGGCGACGCTCGGCGCGCCGCCGAGCCCGGAGGTGGAGAAGCTCATCGCCGAGCGCGCTCACGGAAATCCCTCCTTCGCCCTGGAGTTGATGCGGGCCCTGGTCGACCGGGGCGCGGTGCAGCGCCTGGGCGGTGTCTGGCATTCCACGGCGCCCCTCGCGAGCGCGGTGCTTCCGGACAGCCTGGGCCTCGCGCTGGGGGCGCGTCTGGACCTGCTCCCCGCTCAGCTCCAGCGCTTCCTCTCACGCGCCGCGGTGGAGGGCTCCGTCTTCTCCACCGCGCTGGTGCGGGCCTCCCTCACGGACGATGGGGGCGCGGCCGATGCCGCCGAGCTGCTCGTCGTGGACGGCTGGCTCACGGAGCTGCGCGAGCGTCCCGGCTGTTTCCGCTTTCAACAGGAGCTGGCGCGTCAGGTGTTGCTGGAGCGGCAGCCGGCGAGCGCGGTGCGTCGCGCGCATCAAGAGCTGGCCGATGCGCTGGGGCAGGAAGCCTTCGCGTCGGAGCCCGCGCGCGAGGTGCGCGTGGCGGACCATCTGCTTGCCGCCGCTGCACCTCAGGCCGCCGTGGCGTGTGAGCGCGCCGGTGAGCGGCTCTTCGCTCGAGGGGAGTGGCGCGCGGCCTCCGACTACTTCAAGCGGGCCATGGGCGAGGGCGCGGGGGCCACGCCCTCCGCGCGTCTGTGGCAGTTGGGGATGCTGACACGGGCCTGCACCTGCCTGACGCAAGTGGAGCCCACGGCCGTGGAGCCGTTGGCGGTGCCCTGGTTGGAGAAGCTCCCCGACTCGGAGGCGCTCGCGGCTCGCGCGGAAGTGGTGCGGCGCATCGCCTCCGCGGAGCTCAAGCTGGGCCGCGTGGCGTCCGCGGAGGCGAGGCTGCAAGCGATTCGAGCCGCCGCCGCCGTGGACCCGGAGGTGGAGGCGTGGGTGTTGGGTGAGCGCGCCCGGGCCCGTGAGGCGCGCGGTGATATCTCCGGCGCGGTGGAGTTGCTCACCCAGGCCTTCCATCGCATGGGAGGAAGGCCCGCGCGCGCGGCGGACTTCTATTGGGAACACCTCAACCTGTTGGGTCGCCTCCAGCTTCGGCTCCAGCAGCCGGAGAAGGCTCGCACCAGCTTCACCCATGCATCCGAACAGGCCCGAGCCGCGGGCAGCCTGGTGGGGCAGGCCCGGGCCCTCTCCAACCTCGCGGGTCTGCGTGTCCTCGCGGGCGAGCACGCCCCGGCACTGACGGAGCTGGAGCGCGCGCTCATCCTGGCGGAGCAGGGGGGAGACGCCCAGGAGGCGGCTCGCATCCATTACAACGCAGGGCGTCTTCTGGGCGCGGGAGGCCGCGTGGCCGAGGCGCGTGAGCGATTGGTGCGGGCTCGGGAGCGCGCGCGTCTGTCTGGCTGGCGAGAGGGAGAAGCGCTGGCCACCCAGGCCCTGGGCGCGCTGGAGGCCCCATCACCCCGCGCCTGA